One stretch of Clavelina lepadiformis chromosome 6, kaClaLepa1.1, whole genome shotgun sequence DNA includes these proteins:
- the LOC143461876 gene encoding transient receptor potential cation channel subfamily M member-like 2 isoform X2 — protein MEIELPGQVSKSKKSDQSVSQVSFMNGSHMELQPSNILQYGKLKFQGSSANTAKYAVITNEASESVVYDNVMNAKWNIKKPNLIISITGGARNFKMRSRLTREFRRSLIKAAVSTGAWIVTGGTHAGVMKHVGDAIQHDVTARSNKVVALGIATFGIVYDKEKLKKPPKQPLEYLCSRYNSLDKNHSHFILVDDKSVGEYGKEIEFRATLERHISDVTKAPIVCILLQGGPGSLETVYNALAKGTPVVVVGDSGGWANVLASLYSENYNSVTENIISEMLNDQGLNYSSQKLSECTNMARECIKLKKLLSVFSMDDHSSATALDVAILQAVLSVETQKKSVQTPVKDHLRLAFAWNRSDIAQTEILTDDSNVDPAVLAGFFKEALKEPMEAKHAFIKLFLDYGLDLHAHMSDSDLSSLYEATSRKNSPFGDLLERKKTHKRVLKSIIGQEVSYSTEDKVSNGQKAINRQRLTRRSNKIDKNDETKNQAKLRDLFHWALLLNKKETAMLFWHELTEEQFPASVVANRLLIGMAKRSPHQESKDEYKQHAEIYKNLSVGILSKCYDNSPEYTVKTLIRKLDNWGGFTCLQHAVDNKDYEFVSHRAVQFLLDKVWLGGIQKDESKGFWYSIGFWFMLLLCSFFPPLIVCNLIKFEETVDEAGSDDGNLSQDEETGFHSNLETSFTKGSGTKKRSENNDQTYRDPKPHEKLVAFYNAPIVKFVLNVFFYLLFLILFAYILLFNFQEFNGQNIFEGEIVLAVWILVFAFDEIRQITETKVNRGQGFGNKVSNWFDQLDNKLDLLSFVLFLLGFGLRFDKFSFEAARVLLAFAFIVYCLRILSMFTVHEELGPKLLMVGKMLKDIAFFVFILIVFLLAYGVASQSLLYPNESDVGTVFTGILSKPYWQIYGELFLPEIVFDPRADEFNCTYDMQEISAGYQRCPEQNVIVPILSAGYMLLANVLLLNLLIAMFSYTFDSLVTKTGVIWRYQRYALIEEYHYRPWLPVPFSIFSYAWSMLTYVCYGFKENGGKDSAFAKHYSQSDLQHLIRWENHQTLSYLEAQHLSGKDEISSRVQSVTERLDTLANTVDSVSANLGNQKKLSRRVKALEGKLNESNESLQWLICAFRDSNFVPKNQPKEVHIKARTSPYPNTNDKVFRCKVDDAMVPWNVPMHDYSPVNYTAEIVKQLPDWADIHLELEPEIGRTVLPYNQIDHKKKVDRTSYIRPYAVVNGIPRNPMGRTGLCGRGLLGRYGPNHAADPIVTRWRTENGAVVLQENKPVLEFIAIKREDADEWAIPGGMVDPGENISKTLEREFTEESLDGKIDEKIKQFFCIGGTEIYRGYSDDHRNTDNAWIETIAINFHDKSGLVLKDIQLSPGDEAKKVKWKKVDKSLKLFASHEKFIAQVANLHKAYY, from the exons GTGCATGGATTGTGACAGGTGGTACACATGCTGGAGTGATGAAGCATGTTGGGGATGCAATACAGCATGATGTTACTGCTCGATCAAACAAA GTAGTTGCATTGGGGATTGCCACATTTGGAATTGTTTATGATAAAGAAAAGCTAAAGAAACCTCCAAAACAG CCTTTGGAATATCTCTGTAGCCGTTATAACAGTTTAGATAAAAATCACTCTCACTTCATTCTGGTTGATGACAAATCTGTTGGAGAATACGGCAAAGAAATTGAATTCCGCGCGACATTGGAGAGACATATCA GTGATGTGACAAAAGCACCAATAGTTTGTATACTGCTGCAGGGTGGACCCGGATCATTGGAA ACAGTTTACAATGCACTGGCAAAAGGAACACCTGTTGTGGTAGTTGGCGATTCTGGAGGATGGGCTAATGTACTTGCGTCACTTTATTCAGAAAATTATAATTCAGTTACAGAGAACATAATTTCTGAAATGTTGAATG ATCAAGGCCTTAATTACTCGTCACAAAAACTTTCTGAATGCACAAATATGGCAAGAGAGtgtataaaattgaaaaaacttcTGAGTGTATTTTCAATGGATGACCATAGCTCAGCCACAGCCTTGGATGTTGCAATATTGCAAGCTGTTTTAAGTG TGGAAACACAAAAGAAAAGTGTCCAAACTCCTGTAAAAGATCATTTACGTTTGGCTTTTGCATGGAATCGTTCTGATATTGCTCAAACTGAAATTCTTACTGATGACTCTAATGTAGATCCTGCGGTCTTGGCAGGGTTCTTTAAAGAAGCCCTTAAAGAACCAATGGAG gccAAACATGCTTTTATTAAATTGTTTCTTGATTATGGCCTGGATTTACATGCTCATATGTCTGATAGCGACTTGAGTAGTTTGTATGAAGCAACTAGTCGTAAAAATTCACCATTTGGAGATTTGTTGGAAAGAAAAAAGACACACAAAAG AGTGCTAAAGTCGATTATTGGTCAAGAAGTCAGTTACTCGACTGAAGACAAAGTCTCAAATGGCCAGAAAGCAATTAACAGGCAACGTTTAACCAGACGTTCAAATAAGATTGACAAGAATGATGAAACGAAGAAT CAAGCAAAACTTCGGGATTTATTTCATTGGGCACTGCTACTTAATAAGAAAGAAACGGCCATGTTATTTTGGCATGAACTCACTGAAGAACAATTTCCGGCTTCAGTTGTGGCCAATAGGTTGCTTATAGGAATGGCAAAAAGGTCTCCACATCAGGAATCG AAAGACGAATACAAGCAACATGCTGAAATTTATAAGAATCTTTCTGTAGGAATTCTTAGCAAGTGTTATGACAACAGTCCTGAATATACAGTTAAAACTTTGATACGGAAGCTTGATAATTGGGGTGGTTTTACTTGCCTGCAACATGCTGTTGACAATAAAGACTAT gAATTTGTGTCACATCGAGCTGTGCAGTTTCTCTTAGATAAAGTCTGGTTAGGGGGTATTCAAAAAGATGAAAGCAAAGGTTTCTGGTATAGCATTGGGTTTTGGTTTATGCTTCTGTTGTGTTCTTTTTTCCCTCCTCTAATTGTTTGCAATCTTATAAAGTTTGAAGAAACTGTTGATGAGGCTGGTTCTGATGATG GAAATTTATCTCAAGATGAAGAAACTGGATTTCACTCAAATCTTGAAACATCTTTCACGAAAG GGTCTGGTACAAAAAAAAGAAGTGAAAATAATGATCAAACGTACAGAGATCCCAAACCTCATGAAAAGTTAGTTGCATTTTATAACGCTCCTATTGTCAAGTTTGTCTTGAATGTATTCTTTTACTTG CTGTTTCTGATTTTATTTGCTTACATCTTGCTCTTCAATTTCCAAGAATTTAATGGCCAAAATATATTTGAGGGTGAAATTGTCCTTGCAGTTTGGATTCTTGTGTTTGCATTTGATGAAATTCGACAG ATAACAGAGACCAAAGTTAATCGAGGCCAAGGTTTTGGCAACAAAGTTTCAAACTGGTTTGACCAATTAGATAACAAATTGGATTTGTTGAGCTTTGTGTTATTTCTTCTTGGCTTTGGACTTAG GTTTGATAAGTTTTCGTTTGAGGCTGCAAGGGTCCTGCTAGCTTTtgctttcattgtttattgcTTACGAATTTTGAGCATGTTCACAGTTCACGAGGAACTAGGTCCAAAACTTTTGATGGTTGGCAAAATG CTAAAAGACATagccttttttgttttcattttgattgtatttttgttGGCCTATGGTGTGGCCAGCCAGTCCCTCCTCTATCCTAATGAATCAGATGTTGGAACTGTGTTTACTGGAATTCTCAGCAAGCCATACTGGCAAATTTATGGAGAACTGTTTCTTCCTGAAATAGTTTTTGACCCAA GGGCTGATGAATTCAACTGCACCTATGACATGCAAGAAATAAGTGCTGGTTATCAACGTTGTCCTGAGCAAAATGTCATTGTACCAATTTTATCAGCCGGTTATATGTTACTTGCtaatgttttgcttttaaatctATTGATAGCCATGTTCAG TTATACCTTTGATAGTCTGGTTACCAAAACGGGTGTGATATGGAGATATCAAAGATATGCTTTGATTGAAGAGTATCATTACCGACCTTGGCTTCCAGTACCCTTTAGCATATTCTCTTATGCTTGGAGTATGTTAACgtatgtctgttatggttTCAAAGAAAATGGTGGGAAAGACAGCGCATTTG CGAAACACTACAGTCAAAGTGACTTGCAACACCTTATTCGCTGGGAGAACCATCAAACTCTTTCATATTTGGAAGCACAACATTTAAGTGGCAAAGATGAAATCTCATCCAGGGTTCAATCGGTCACAGAAAG GTTGGACACATTAGCAAACACTGTTGATTCAGTTTCTGCCAATTTAGGAAATCAAAAAAAGTTAAGCAGACGTGTCAAAGCTCTTGAAGGAAAACTAAATGAATCAAATGAATCCTTGCAATGGTTAATTTGTGCATTTCGTGACAGTAACTTTGTGCCAAAAAATCAACCAAAAGAAG TCCACATAAAAGCAAGAACATCCCCTTATCCTAACACAAATGACAAAGTTTTCCGCTGCAAGGTAGATGATGCTATGGTACCATGGAAT gtTCCTATGCATGATTACTCACCAGTCAATTACACTGCTGAAATTGTGAAACAACTACCTGACTGGGCAGATATACATCTAGAATTGGAGCCTGAAATTGGCCGAACAGTACTTCCTTACAATCAAATTGATCATAAAAAGAAAGTTGACAGAACCAGTTACATACGACCATATGCTGTTGTAAATGGCATACCCAG AAATCCAATGGGACGCACTGGACTTTGTGGCAGAGGCTTACTGGGAAGGTATGGACCCAATCATGCCGCAGATCCGATTGTTACCAGATGGCGCACAGAAAATGGTGCAGTTGTGTTGCAAGAAAACAAGCCTGTGCTAGAGTTCATTGCTATAAAACGAGAAGACGCTGATGAATGGGCTATTCCTGGG GGCATGGTTGATCCTGGAGAAAATATTTCCAAGACATTGGAGCGAGAATTTACAGAAGAGTCACTTGATGGGAAAATagatgaaaaaattaaacaatttttttgcattggTGGCACTGAG ATATACCGTGGATATTCAGACGATCACAGGAACACTGATAATGCATGGATAGAAACTATCGCCATAAATTTCCATGATAAAAGTGGTTTAGTGTTGAAGGATATACAACTCAGT CCTGGTGATGAAGCAAAGAAAGTAAAGTGGAAGAAAGTTGATAAATCTTTGAAATTATTTGCCAGTCATGAAAAATTTATTGCGCAGGTAGCAAACTTGCATAAGGCATATTATTGA
- the LOC143461876 gene encoding transient receptor potential cation channel subfamily M member-like 2 isoform X1, whose amino-acid sequence MNVQKEIELPGQVSKSKKSDQSVSQVSFMNGSHMELQPSNILQYGKLKFQGSSANTAKYAVITNEASESVVYDNVMNAKWNIKKPNLIISITGGARNFKMRSRLTREFRRSLIKAAVSTGAWIVTGGTHAGVMKHVGDAIQHDVTARSNKVVALGIATFGIVYDKEKLKKPPKQPLEYLCSRYNSLDKNHSHFILVDDKSVGEYGKEIEFRATLERHISDVTKAPIVCILLQGGPGSLETVYNALAKGTPVVVVGDSGGWANVLASLYSENYNSVTENIISEMLNDQGLNYSSQKLSECTNMARECIKLKKLLSVFSMDDHSSATALDVAILQAVLSVETQKKSVQTPVKDHLRLAFAWNRSDIAQTEILTDDSNVDPAVLAGFFKEALKEPMEAKHAFIKLFLDYGLDLHAHMSDSDLSSLYEATSRKNSPFGDLLERKKTHKRVLKSIIGQEVSYSTEDKVSNGQKAINRQRLTRRSNKIDKNDETKNQAKLRDLFHWALLLNKKETAMLFWHELTEEQFPASVVANRLLIGMAKRSPHQESKDEYKQHAEIYKNLSVGILSKCYDNSPEYTVKTLIRKLDNWGGFTCLQHAVDNKDYEFVSHRAVQFLLDKVWLGGIQKDESKGFWYSIGFWFMLLLCSFFPPLIVCNLIKFEETVDEAGSDDGNLSQDEETGFHSNLETSFTKGSGTKKRSENNDQTYRDPKPHEKLVAFYNAPIVKFVLNVFFYLLFLILFAYILLFNFQEFNGQNIFEGEIVLAVWILVFAFDEIRQITETKVNRGQGFGNKVSNWFDQLDNKLDLLSFVLFLLGFGLRFDKFSFEAARVLLAFAFIVYCLRILSMFTVHEELGPKLLMVGKMLKDIAFFVFILIVFLLAYGVASQSLLYPNESDVGTVFTGILSKPYWQIYGELFLPEIVFDPRADEFNCTYDMQEISAGYQRCPEQNVIVPILSAGYMLLANVLLLNLLIAMFSYTFDSLVTKTGVIWRYQRYALIEEYHYRPWLPVPFSIFSYAWSMLTYVCYGFKENGGKDSAFAKHYSQSDLQHLIRWENHQTLSYLEAQHLSGKDEISSRVQSVTERLDTLANTVDSVSANLGNQKKLSRRVKALEGKLNESNESLQWLICAFRDSNFVPKNQPKEVHIKARTSPYPNTNDKVFRCKVDDAMVPWNVPMHDYSPVNYTAEIVKQLPDWADIHLELEPEIGRTVLPYNQIDHKKKVDRTSYIRPYAVVNGIPRNPMGRTGLCGRGLLGRYGPNHAADPIVTRWRTENGAVVLQENKPVLEFIAIKREDADEWAIPGGMVDPGENISKTLEREFTEESLDGKIDEKIKQFFCIGGTEIYRGYSDDHRNTDNAWIETIAINFHDKSGLVLKDIQLSPGDEAKKVKWKKVDKSLKLFASHEKFIAQVANLHKAYY is encoded by the exons GTGCATGGATTGTGACAGGTGGTACACATGCTGGAGTGATGAAGCATGTTGGGGATGCAATACAGCATGATGTTACTGCTCGATCAAACAAA GTAGTTGCATTGGGGATTGCCACATTTGGAATTGTTTATGATAAAGAAAAGCTAAAGAAACCTCCAAAACAG CCTTTGGAATATCTCTGTAGCCGTTATAACAGTTTAGATAAAAATCACTCTCACTTCATTCTGGTTGATGACAAATCTGTTGGAGAATACGGCAAAGAAATTGAATTCCGCGCGACATTGGAGAGACATATCA GTGATGTGACAAAAGCACCAATAGTTTGTATACTGCTGCAGGGTGGACCCGGATCATTGGAA ACAGTTTACAATGCACTGGCAAAAGGAACACCTGTTGTGGTAGTTGGCGATTCTGGAGGATGGGCTAATGTACTTGCGTCACTTTATTCAGAAAATTATAATTCAGTTACAGAGAACATAATTTCTGAAATGTTGAATG ATCAAGGCCTTAATTACTCGTCACAAAAACTTTCTGAATGCACAAATATGGCAAGAGAGtgtataaaattgaaaaaacttcTGAGTGTATTTTCAATGGATGACCATAGCTCAGCCACAGCCTTGGATGTTGCAATATTGCAAGCTGTTTTAAGTG TGGAAACACAAAAGAAAAGTGTCCAAACTCCTGTAAAAGATCATTTACGTTTGGCTTTTGCATGGAATCGTTCTGATATTGCTCAAACTGAAATTCTTACTGATGACTCTAATGTAGATCCTGCGGTCTTGGCAGGGTTCTTTAAAGAAGCCCTTAAAGAACCAATGGAG gccAAACATGCTTTTATTAAATTGTTTCTTGATTATGGCCTGGATTTACATGCTCATATGTCTGATAGCGACTTGAGTAGTTTGTATGAAGCAACTAGTCGTAAAAATTCACCATTTGGAGATTTGTTGGAAAGAAAAAAGACACACAAAAG AGTGCTAAAGTCGATTATTGGTCAAGAAGTCAGTTACTCGACTGAAGACAAAGTCTCAAATGGCCAGAAAGCAATTAACAGGCAACGTTTAACCAGACGTTCAAATAAGATTGACAAGAATGATGAAACGAAGAAT CAAGCAAAACTTCGGGATTTATTTCATTGGGCACTGCTACTTAATAAGAAAGAAACGGCCATGTTATTTTGGCATGAACTCACTGAAGAACAATTTCCGGCTTCAGTTGTGGCCAATAGGTTGCTTATAGGAATGGCAAAAAGGTCTCCACATCAGGAATCG AAAGACGAATACAAGCAACATGCTGAAATTTATAAGAATCTTTCTGTAGGAATTCTTAGCAAGTGTTATGACAACAGTCCTGAATATACAGTTAAAACTTTGATACGGAAGCTTGATAATTGGGGTGGTTTTACTTGCCTGCAACATGCTGTTGACAATAAAGACTAT gAATTTGTGTCACATCGAGCTGTGCAGTTTCTCTTAGATAAAGTCTGGTTAGGGGGTATTCAAAAAGATGAAAGCAAAGGTTTCTGGTATAGCATTGGGTTTTGGTTTATGCTTCTGTTGTGTTCTTTTTTCCCTCCTCTAATTGTTTGCAATCTTATAAAGTTTGAAGAAACTGTTGATGAGGCTGGTTCTGATGATG GAAATTTATCTCAAGATGAAGAAACTGGATTTCACTCAAATCTTGAAACATCTTTCACGAAAG GGTCTGGTACAAAAAAAAGAAGTGAAAATAATGATCAAACGTACAGAGATCCCAAACCTCATGAAAAGTTAGTTGCATTTTATAACGCTCCTATTGTCAAGTTTGTCTTGAATGTATTCTTTTACTTG CTGTTTCTGATTTTATTTGCTTACATCTTGCTCTTCAATTTCCAAGAATTTAATGGCCAAAATATATTTGAGGGTGAAATTGTCCTTGCAGTTTGGATTCTTGTGTTTGCATTTGATGAAATTCGACAG ATAACAGAGACCAAAGTTAATCGAGGCCAAGGTTTTGGCAACAAAGTTTCAAACTGGTTTGACCAATTAGATAACAAATTGGATTTGTTGAGCTTTGTGTTATTTCTTCTTGGCTTTGGACTTAG GTTTGATAAGTTTTCGTTTGAGGCTGCAAGGGTCCTGCTAGCTTTtgctttcattgtttattgcTTACGAATTTTGAGCATGTTCACAGTTCACGAGGAACTAGGTCCAAAACTTTTGATGGTTGGCAAAATG CTAAAAGACATagccttttttgttttcattttgattgtatttttgttGGCCTATGGTGTGGCCAGCCAGTCCCTCCTCTATCCTAATGAATCAGATGTTGGAACTGTGTTTACTGGAATTCTCAGCAAGCCATACTGGCAAATTTATGGAGAACTGTTTCTTCCTGAAATAGTTTTTGACCCAA GGGCTGATGAATTCAACTGCACCTATGACATGCAAGAAATAAGTGCTGGTTATCAACGTTGTCCTGAGCAAAATGTCATTGTACCAATTTTATCAGCCGGTTATATGTTACTTGCtaatgttttgcttttaaatctATTGATAGCCATGTTCAG TTATACCTTTGATAGTCTGGTTACCAAAACGGGTGTGATATGGAGATATCAAAGATATGCTTTGATTGAAGAGTATCATTACCGACCTTGGCTTCCAGTACCCTTTAGCATATTCTCTTATGCTTGGAGTATGTTAACgtatgtctgttatggttTCAAAGAAAATGGTGGGAAAGACAGCGCATTTG CGAAACACTACAGTCAAAGTGACTTGCAACACCTTATTCGCTGGGAGAACCATCAAACTCTTTCATATTTGGAAGCACAACATTTAAGTGGCAAAGATGAAATCTCATCCAGGGTTCAATCGGTCACAGAAAG GTTGGACACATTAGCAAACACTGTTGATTCAGTTTCTGCCAATTTAGGAAATCAAAAAAAGTTAAGCAGACGTGTCAAAGCTCTTGAAGGAAAACTAAATGAATCAAATGAATCCTTGCAATGGTTAATTTGTGCATTTCGTGACAGTAACTTTGTGCCAAAAAATCAACCAAAAGAAG TCCACATAAAAGCAAGAACATCCCCTTATCCTAACACAAATGACAAAGTTTTCCGCTGCAAGGTAGATGATGCTATGGTACCATGGAAT gtTCCTATGCATGATTACTCACCAGTCAATTACACTGCTGAAATTGTGAAACAACTACCTGACTGGGCAGATATACATCTAGAATTGGAGCCTGAAATTGGCCGAACAGTACTTCCTTACAATCAAATTGATCATAAAAAGAAAGTTGACAGAACCAGTTACATACGACCATATGCTGTTGTAAATGGCATACCCAG AAATCCAATGGGACGCACTGGACTTTGTGGCAGAGGCTTACTGGGAAGGTATGGACCCAATCATGCCGCAGATCCGATTGTTACCAGATGGCGCACAGAAAATGGTGCAGTTGTGTTGCAAGAAAACAAGCCTGTGCTAGAGTTCATTGCTATAAAACGAGAAGACGCTGATGAATGGGCTATTCCTGGG GGCATGGTTGATCCTGGAGAAAATATTTCCAAGACATTGGAGCGAGAATTTACAGAAGAGTCACTTGATGGGAAAATagatgaaaaaattaaacaatttttttgcattggTGGCACTGAG ATATACCGTGGATATTCAGACGATCACAGGAACACTGATAATGCATGGATAGAAACTATCGCCATAAATTTCCATGATAAAAGTGGTTTAGTGTTGAAGGATATACAACTCAGT CCTGGTGATGAAGCAAAGAAAGTAAAGTGGAAGAAAGTTGATAAATCTTTGAAATTATTTGCCAGTCATGAAAAATTTATTGCGCAGGTAGCAAACTTGCATAAGGCATATTATTGA